CCAACCCAGAACCGCTTTCCGCCGCTCCGCAGGGACTATCATGGAAACTTCTGTGGTACAGTGAAGCCCCTGAATACGGTGGTGATGGTGCAGCATTACCAAATGAAAATGAGATCTGGAATATCGCAGGACACACGGCTTTTTTTATGGGAACAGCTTGAAGACTACCACCTCTCCAGATAATTCAATATCTTATACACCCTGAGATATTCCCAGGATTCAGTAGAGAGACTCAGCTTCAGATTGGACAGATAATTCTGGGCTGCACGCTTTTCACCCTGGCTAATTTCTTTTCGTGCAATATGGTACAGCAGCATTTTATCATCAGGATACAGTTCACTCCAGCCTATCCGGAACTCCTCTTCACTTATCTCTCCAAGATAATAACGTGCTATGAGGCGTGGTTTTGGAAAGGGGTGAGGCCCATGTGCCGCTTCCTTCAAATAAGTATCACCCGACTGTGTTGAATCTCTCAGCAGAATCTCCCCGATCTTTACAGCCGCCATCCAGGGGACAGGGGTCGATCTCAGTCCCTCTTTAAACACTTTCTGGTACACAGTTATTGCATCACGATACATAAAGTCGTACTCGTAAATTTCAGCCAGTTCCATCCATGATTCCCATACTCCGGAGGCATTTATATTCGCAGCCACGAATTGATTAAAAAGTACTCTGGCGTTCTCTTTTCTCCCCATCTTCAGATAAATCCGTCCCATGGCATTTCTTGCGGCGACAAGTATTTCCGGATCCCTGCTGTGAATAGAGATGATCTCCTCTGCAACCACCATTGCTGTATCCAGTTCACCTTTATCGATATAGTACTGCAAAAGGCTCAGGTAGAGCTTACCCCATCTGTCAGGATATCTGGAGTACTGGTCCATGAGAGCTTTGATCTCACGGTAAGCTATGGCAGGCTTACCGGAGAGTAAATAATCCGATGTGCGCAAGAGAGCTGATGTCATTGCAGAAGCGTTTACAGGATGAGTAGGAAAACGTCTGGCCAGCAGATTCAGCACACTGTCAGCTACCTCGCTGTATCCAAGCCTGCTGAAAATAATTCCTTCGAGAAAATATGCCCTGGCAGAAAAAGATTCCTCTTTTTCCCTGATAGAATGGCTTTTTCTGAGTACCTCGTAAGCATCTTTGTATTTCCCCAGCCGTACCATACAATCGGCCATTTTCACCAGTATCTCTTTTACAATCTCGCCTGATGGGAAATCGAGGAGCAGACCTCTGTATTCGTCAAGTGCAACTTCGAAATCACCCCGTTCCCAGAACCGGTCAGCTATCAGAGTAGGACTGGGAACCTCAGGAATAGCCCTGCGGTAGATCTTCAGATTGTCGAATCTCACCGCACAGCCATTGGCGAAAAAGCCGATCCGGTCATGTCCTTTGCCCAGTGGAGGGAGATAATCCCAGACTCTGGCTGCGACCTTCCCATTTATAGAAAATGTCAGACAGTTCCTGATCCGTTCTATTACCAGGTGATTGGTCGTTCCCAGGTCTATTTTGGCAGGAGATATATCCTGAAAGAGAAAACCCTTTCCGGGGAATGTTATGCCATGTAAAGCCTCACCGGACTTGTTCAGGTGAAAACAGTAGGCGGAATCAGGGTGATCACCGAAAAGAAAGATTCCCACATTGTAAAGGTCCTGAGAATCGGCGCTGATATCACATTCAATCAGCAGGTCGCGTGAAAAACTCCGCTGAAATCTGGCAAATGAGAATTTTTTTGAGCTGTAGTAAAGGGTACCGTCTTTAAAATCCCACGAGGATGCATCGGAAAATACCCATTCCGGAGAATCGGCTTTGTTCCCGAACTTCTCTATAAGCGCAAGCTGCCAGTGAGAGCGGGCTTTCTGGTTCTGGAGATAAATCGATGCAGCAAACAGAGCTGAAAAAGCAGTGATCAGACTGGCGATCACAAGAGGTGCCCAGTTACGCTTGACAAAATGCCTGATCATCGACCAGGTGGACGGGGGTTGGGCGATTACGGGTTCACCGCGCTGATATCGTACAATATCCGCCCTGAGTTCATCCATGGACTGATAGCGTGCATCCATGTCCTTTGCCATAGCCTTGAGAGTTATGGCCTCTATCTCAACCGGCAGCCACGGGATCAGCTTCCTGGGAGGAATAGGATGGGCTTCCATGACGTTTATAGTTGTCTGGTGCAGATTACGCTGATCAAGGTAAGGGTTCTTGAAAGTCAACATCTCGTAAAGCATAATGCCA
This DNA window, taken from Fibrobacter sp., encodes the following:
- a CDS encoding protein kinase, with protein sequence MDLSGAKTNQEKGNIRIRNMLASIERTFLPIGATIGRYRIIEEIDRGGMAVVYKALQLDLNREVALKVMPANISINRGFVERFLTEAHAVAKLSHPNIVNIYEVATEKNTYYLAMEYIPGKNLYYYLHYYKPKLVDVLEIVVKLTDALSYAHKQKIIHRDLKLNNVIMRDRLTPVLIDFGLAKALEEDGSGGITRTGEIMGSPSYMAPERLLGGQVDHRSDICSLGIMLYEMLTFKNPYLDQRNLHQTTINVMEAHPIPPRKLIPWLPVEIEAITLKAMAKDMDARYQSMDELRADIVRYQRGEPVIAQPPSTWSMIRHFVKRNWAPLVIASLITAFSALFAASIYLQNQKARSHWQLALIEKFGNKADSPEWVFSDASSWDFKDGTLYYSSKKFSFARFQRSFSRDLLIECDISADSQDLYNVGIFLFGDHPDSAYCFHLNKSGEALHGITFPGKGFLFQDISPAKIDLGTTNHLVIERIRNCLTFSINGKVAARVWDYLPPLGKGHDRIGFFANGCAVRFDNLKIYRRAIPEVPSPTLIADRFWERGDFEVALDEYRGLLLDFPSGEIVKEILVKMADCMVRLGKYKDAYEVLRKSHSIREKEESFSARAYFLEGIIFSRLGYSEVADSVLNLLARRFPTHPVNASAMTSALLRTSDYLLSGKPAIAYREIKALMDQYSRYPDRWGKLYLSLLQYYIDKGELDTAMVVAEEIISIHSRDPEILVAARNAMGRIYLKMGRKENARVLFNQFVAANINASGVWESWMELAEIYEYDFMYRDAITVYQKVFKEGLRSTPVPWMAAVKIGEILLRDSTQSGDTYLKEAAHGPHPFPKPRLIARYYLGEISEEEFRIGWSELYPDDKMLLYHIARKEISQGEKRAAQNYLSNLKLSLSTESWEYLRVYKILNYLERW